The proteins below come from a single Rhodanobacter sp. LX-99 genomic window:
- the lptF gene encoding LPS export ABC transporter permease LptF translates to MLSILDRYFLRELAQTVAATVAVLLVVVAGSAFARVLQQVANGSFPASVMFQVLGLRTLDGLTNMMPLASFIGVLLGLGRMYRESEMHVLSSSGMGPRGLLRPVLLLGTALVAITALVSLWLGPWAVRTSDAMVAAANRSVIAAGLDAGRFTELPGKGGIIFVDNLSRDGSKLGRTFVATQSDSKDGPPHLKVVSAASGELYQESNGDGRFIAFKDGWQYDIPLGLNNWRQMQYQRNDTSLSNVQADEDDDPAHSKSSWALAQSDDPDDRAEFAWRANAPPLTFVLLLLALPLSRQSPREPKYGRLLLAVVTFYLYYTLLALGRAQIGKGHWHNEAPLWALHALVLALAGWMLWKQYSPRKLRAQQPGVPA, encoded by the coding sequence ATGCTGAGCATCCTCGACCGCTATTTCCTGCGCGAGCTGGCGCAGACCGTGGCCGCCACCGTGGCGGTGCTGCTGGTGGTCGTGGCCGGCAGTGCGTTCGCCCGGGTGCTGCAGCAGGTAGCTAACGGCAGCTTCCCGGCCAGCGTGATGTTCCAGGTGCTGGGCCTGCGCACGCTCGACGGCCTCACCAACATGATGCCGCTGGCCAGTTTCATCGGCGTGCTGCTGGGGCTGGGGCGGATGTACCGCGAGAGCGAGATGCACGTGCTGTCCTCCTCCGGCATGGGCCCGCGCGGACTGTTGCGGCCGGTGCTGCTCCTCGGCACGGCGCTGGTGGCGATCACCGCGCTGGTCTCGCTGTGGCTGGGGCCGTGGGCGGTGCGCACCAGCGATGCGATGGTGGCCGCGGCGAACCGTTCGGTGATTGCGGCCGGGCTGGATGCGGGGCGCTTCACCGAGCTGCCGGGCAAGGGCGGCATCATCTTCGTCGACAACCTCAGCCGCGACGGCAGCAAGCTGGGGCGCACGTTCGTGGCGACCCAGAGCGACAGCAAGGACGGCCCGCCGCACCTGAAGGTGGTCAGCGCAGCCAGCGGCGAGCTGTACCAGGAGAGCAACGGCGACGGCCGCTTCATCGCGTTCAAGGACGGCTGGCAGTACGACATCCCGCTCGGCTTGAACAACTGGCGGCAGATGCAGTACCAGCGCAACGACACCTCGCTGTCCAATGTGCAGGCCGACGAAGACGACGACCCGGCGCATTCGAAAAGCAGCTGGGCGCTGGCCCAGTCGGACGATCCGGACGACCGCGCCGAGTTCGCCTGGCGCGCCAACGCGCCGCCATTGACCTTCGTGCTGCTGCTGCTGGCGTTGCCGCTGTCGCGGCAGAGTCCGCGTGAACCGAAGTACGGCCGGCTGCTGCTGGCGGTGGTCACGTTCTATCTCTACTACACGCTGCTGGCACTGGGCCGCGCGCAGATCGGCAAGGGCCACTGGCACAACGAGGCGCCGCTGTGGGCGCTGCATGCGCTGGTGCTGGCGCTGGCCGGCTGGATGCTGTGGAAGCAGTATTCCCCGCGCAAGTTGCGTGCGCAGCAGCCGGGTGTGCCGGCATGA
- a CDS encoding hybrid sensor histidine kinase/response regulator: protein MLSAVLLVLALATSASGVPAPPAAALQADPLPTPQFRRYNTSDGLPSTNVYAVAQDRDGAIWFGTKGGLARFDGVRFEVFRHAENDPGSLYNNGIATLAVDRQGRLWAAGLNAGLNRYDDASGTFRHWGHDPADPASLASDRVWAVAQTADGALWVGSAGGLDRMRPDESGFEHVVDPLLGATPAAVGTVAALYVDGRGRMWIGSSHGVFVREADGAIRRVPSAEPRRIIDAWRIDGDGDEVRLAATDGLWIVGADGVARRFGTGVIPATNVMSSVRDTAGRLWIGTQKGLFLQTQAGGPVTAVTDQPVLYGNLPGTWVWQLMVDREGGLWAVLYDGGVAYLAPGWSRFSRFTHTPDDPSSLRDAIATTMARGKDGRHVWVGQRGGRIDRLDPVTGTVEHVLSGLRGDVVGMTEDAKQRLWVVVQGAIYRNTDGRLDRVDPAGAVMQRPLEVEPGPDGQMYARTFGQGLFRIDPETLAVHPVPMDGSSDKVRWGSQMTLRDGIFWYASDGGMMWLDKAQDRFVMVPGGPAGQSVDAFDFTGDGLWMANADGLTHYRRRGDGIVADRRVDASHGWPSVNVTDLRVDAAGRVWVFGHDGLWRFDPDTGAFRSFGLQDGLTNGEFFRGYARMPSGYIYAATLGGVVAFDPDRSNRQTSVPQMALTQARVRRRGATQVLPIGTQPLQVGWRDSQLAVDARVFSYIAPSANHYRFLLHGFDSDWVDTGNRGERDFTGLGAGDYVLDAMAAGADGLWVHLPTPLRIHVEAPPWLRWWAWAIYALLLVSVVGLALHGWRRRLAQRHHVQLVEQQRQMAEAASAAKTQFLATLSHEIRTPMTGVMGMAELLLSTPLDPQQHDYTQAMQRSGGMLLKLLNDALDLARIEAGKLELEPVPFDPRQLLDDVAQLEQGLAHAKGIRFVLDAAADLPAQLLGDALRIKQVLLNLANNALKFTEHGKVTLRAQRIDGGLQFSVSDTGPGIPEASQARLFQRFEQAEGPQRRAGSGLGLAICRELVDMMGGSIELESRLGHGSTFRVRLPLAEPAPAAPAMEVAADRSYRLLLVEDDSIVAAVIRGLLEREGHAVVHVVNGLAALAELAHAGFDAVLLDLDLPGVDGFQVARLIRQREHAGQHLPIVAVTARQGSEDEAKARAAGMDGFLRKPLSGEQLADALARAVNGAPASVLA from the coding sequence ATGCTTTCAGCAGTCTTGCTGGTCCTGGCCCTGGCCACGTCCGCGTCGGGCGTACCGGCGCCCCCGGCTGCCGCGCTTCAGGCCGACCCGCTGCCGACCCCGCAGTTTCGTCGCTACAACACTTCGGATGGGCTGCCGAGCACCAATGTCTATGCCGTGGCGCAGGACCGCGACGGCGCGATCTGGTTCGGCACCAAGGGCGGCCTGGCGCGTTTCGACGGCGTCCGCTTCGAGGTGTTCCGGCACGCCGAGAATGATCCGGGCTCGCTGTACAACAACGGCATCGCCACGCTGGCGGTCGATCGGCAGGGGCGCCTGTGGGCCGCCGGCCTGAACGCGGGGTTGAACCGCTACGACGACGCCAGCGGCACGTTCCGGCACTGGGGGCACGACCCCGCCGATCCCGCCAGCCTGGCCAGCGACCGGGTCTGGGCGGTGGCACAGACCGCCGACGGCGCGTTGTGGGTGGGCAGCGCCGGCGGGCTCGACCGGATGCGCCCCGACGAGAGCGGGTTCGAGCACGTGGTCGATCCGCTGCTGGGCGCGACGCCGGCCGCGGTCGGCACCGTGGCCGCCCTGTACGTGGACGGACGCGGGCGGATGTGGATCGGCAGCAGCCACGGCGTGTTCGTGCGCGAGGCGGACGGCGCGATCCGCCGCGTGCCATCGGCCGAGCCGCGGCGAATCATCGATGCGTGGCGGATCGACGGCGACGGCGACGAAGTGCGCCTCGCCGCCACGGATGGCCTGTGGATCGTCGGCGCGGATGGCGTGGCGCGCCGCTTCGGTACCGGCGTGATTCCCGCGACCAACGTGATGAGCAGCGTGCGGGACACCGCCGGCCGGTTGTGGATCGGCACGCAGAAGGGGCTGTTCCTGCAGACGCAGGCAGGTGGGCCGGTGACGGCGGTGACCGACCAGCCGGTGCTCTACGGCAACCTGCCGGGCACCTGGGTGTGGCAGTTGATGGTCGATCGCGAAGGCGGGCTGTGGGCGGTGCTGTACGACGGCGGCGTGGCGTATCTGGCGCCGGGCTGGAGCCGCTTCAGCCGCTTCACGCACACGCCGGACGACCCGTCCAGCTTGCGCGACGCGATCGCGACCACGATGGCGCGCGGCAAGGACGGCCGCCACGTATGGGTCGGTCAGCGCGGCGGCCGGATCGACCGGCTCGACCCGGTGACGGGCACGGTCGAGCACGTGCTGTCGGGGCTGCGCGGCGACGTGGTCGGCATGACCGAGGATGCGAAGCAGCGCCTGTGGGTGGTGGTGCAGGGCGCGATATACCGCAATACCGACGGCCGGCTAGATCGGGTCGATCCGGCTGGCGCGGTGATGCAGCGTCCGCTGGAGGTGGAGCCCGGGCCGGACGGCCAGATGTATGCGCGCACCTTCGGCCAGGGTCTGTTCCGCATCGACCCGGAGACGCTGGCGGTCCATCCGGTGCCGATGGACGGCTCCAGCGACAAGGTGCGCTGGGGCAGCCAGATGACGCTGCGCGACGGCATCTTCTGGTACGCCAGCGACGGCGGCATGATGTGGCTGGACAAGGCGCAGGACCGCTTCGTGATGGTGCCCGGCGGACCGGCCGGGCAATCCGTCGATGCCTTCGATTTCACCGGCGACGGGCTGTGGATGGCCAACGCCGACGGGCTGACGCACTACCGCCGCCGCGGCGACGGCATCGTGGCGGATCGCCGAGTCGACGCGTCGCATGGCTGGCCGTCGGTCAACGTCACCGACTTGCGCGTCGATGCCGCGGGGCGCGTCTGGGTGTTCGGCCACGACGGCCTGTGGCGTTTCGATCCGGACACCGGCGCGTTCCGTTCGTTCGGCCTGCAGGATGGCCTGACCAACGGCGAGTTCTTCCGCGGCTACGCGCGGATGCCGAGCGGCTATATCTATGCCGCCACACTGGGTGGCGTGGTGGCGTTCGACCCGGACCGGAGCAATCGGCAAACCAGCGTGCCGCAGATGGCGCTCACCCAGGCCCGGGTACGCCGCCGCGGCGCCACGCAGGTGCTGCCGATCGGCACGCAACCACTGCAAGTCGGCTGGCGCGACAGCCAGCTCGCGGTCGATGCGCGAGTGTTCTCCTATATCGCCCCGTCCGCCAACCATTACCGTTTCCTGCTGCATGGCTTCGACAGTGACTGGGTGGACACCGGCAATCGCGGCGAACGCGACTTCACCGGGCTGGGCGCAGGCGACTACGTGCTCGACGCGATGGCCGCGGGCGCCGACGGTCTGTGGGTGCACCTGCCCACGCCGCTGCGCATCCATGTGGAAGCGCCGCCGTGGCTGCGCTGGTGGGCGTGGGCGATCTACGCACTGCTGCTGGTGTCGGTGGTCGGCCTGGCGCTGCACGGCTGGCGCCGTCGCCTGGCGCAGCGGCATCACGTGCAGCTGGTCGAGCAGCAGCGGCAGATGGCGGAGGCGGCGAGCGCGGCGAAGACGCAGTTCCTGGCCACGCTGAGCCACGAGATCCGCACGCCGATGACCGGCGTGATGGGCATGGCCGAACTGCTGCTGAGCACGCCGCTCGATCCGCAGCAGCACGACTACACGCAGGCGATGCAGCGTTCCGGCGGGATGCTGCTGAAGCTGCTCAACGACGCGCTGGACCTGGCGCGGATCGAGGCGGGCAAGCTGGAGCTGGAGCCGGTGCCGTTCGATCCGCGCCAGCTGCTCGACGACGTGGCGCAGCTGGAGCAGGGCCTGGCGCACGCCAAGGGCATCCGCTTCGTGCTCGACGCGGCCGCGGACCTGCCGGCGCAACTGCTCGGCGATGCGCTGCGCATCAAGCAGGTGCTGCTGAACCTGGCCAACAACGCGCTGAAGTTCACCGAGCACGGCAAGGTCACCTTGCGCGCGCAGCGGATCGATGGCGGCCTGCAGTTCAGCGTCAGCGACACCGGGCCGGGCATTCCCGAAGCCAGCCAGGCGCGGCTGTTCCAGCGCTTCGAGCAGGCCGAGGGACCGCAGCGCCGTGCCGGCAGCGGACTGGGCCTGGCGATCTGCCGCGAGCTGGTGGACATGATGGGCGGCAGCATCGAGCTGGAGTCGCGGCTGGGGCACGGCAGCACGTTCCGCGTGCGCCTGCCGCTGGCCGAGCCGGCCCCCGCCGCGCCCGCGATGGAGGTGGCGGCGGACCGCAGCTATCGCCTGCTGCTGGTGGAGGACGACAGCATCGTGGCGGCGGTGATCCGCGGCCTGCTGGAACGCGAGGGCCACGCGGTGGTGCATGTGGTCAACGGGCTGGCCGCGCTGGCCGAATTGGCGCATGCCGGCTTCGACGCGGTGCTGCTGGACCTGGACCTGCCCGGCGTCGACGGCTTCCAGGTCGCGCGCCTGATCCGCCAGCGCGAGCACGCCGGGCAGCACCTGCCGATCGTGGCGGTGACCGCGCGCCAGGGCAGCGAGGACGAGGCGAAGGCGCGCGCGGCGGGGATGGACGGCTTCCTGCGCAAGCCGCTCAGCGGCGAGCAGCTGGCCGATGCGTTGGCGCGGGCGGTGAACGGCGCGCCGGCGTCGGTGCTGGCGTGA
- a CDS encoding leucyl aminopeptidase, whose amino-acid sequence MTLQFSLGSAAPATVDSACVLVGVYEQGVLTSAAAQVDSAAGGVIKRQVESGDISGKAGATTVLFAPAGVAAQRVLVVGLGAQKSFDAARYQKVNIEAARALGRLPVANATSYLTEVDVPGRDSAWRVRIAALASDHAAYRYTATFKPRDKNKQTELAALAFAAGTDAQGGLDQAVAIAAGVRFARELANLPPNICNPAYIAAQAQAFADAQDKVSCTVLDDVAMEKLGFGSLLAVARGSVNKPRLIALEYKGGNDGDKPYAFVGKGVTFDSGGISLKPGAGMEEMKFDMGGAAGVLGAFVAAVKMGLKLNLVCVVPAVENMPDGDSYRPSDVLTSLSGLTIEVLNTDAEGRLILCDALTYTAQTYQPQALIDAATLTGACVIALGKHASGLMSKHDDLAAELIAAGEETLDRAWRLPLWDDYQAQLDSGFADVANIGGKSAGAITAACFLSRFTDGQRWAHLDIAGTAWDEGRKGLATGRPVALLAQWLLDRDS is encoded by the coding sequence ATGACACTCCAGTTCAGCCTCGGCTCCGCCGCCCCCGCTACCGTCGACAGTGCCTGCGTGCTGGTCGGCGTCTACGAACAGGGCGTGCTGACCAGTGCGGCCGCCCAGGTGGACAGCGCCGCCGGCGGTGTGATCAAGCGCCAGGTGGAAAGCGGCGACATCAGCGGCAAGGCCGGCGCCACCACCGTGCTGTTCGCGCCGGCCGGCGTCGCCGCGCAACGCGTGCTGGTGGTCGGCCTGGGCGCACAGAAATCGTTCGACGCCGCGCGCTACCAGAAGGTGAACATCGAGGCGGCGCGCGCGCTCGGCCGCCTGCCGGTGGCGAACGCGACGTCCTACCTCACCGAAGTGGACGTGCCCGGTCGCGACAGCGCCTGGCGCGTGCGCATCGCCGCGCTGGCCAGCGACCACGCCGCCTATCGCTACACCGCCACGTTCAAGCCGCGCGACAAGAACAAGCAGACCGAACTGGCCGCGCTGGCGTTCGCCGCCGGTACCGACGCGCAAGGCGGACTCGACCAGGCCGTGGCGATCGCCGCCGGCGTGCGCTTCGCCCGCGAGCTGGCCAACCTGCCGCCGAACATCTGCAACCCGGCGTATATCGCGGCGCAGGCGCAGGCCTTCGCCGACGCGCAGGACAAGGTCAGCTGCACCGTGCTCGACGACGTCGCGATGGAGAAGCTCGGCTTCGGCTCGCTGCTGGCGGTCGCGCGCGGCTCGGTCAACAAGCCGCGCCTGATCGCCCTCGAGTACAAGGGCGGCAATGACGGCGACAAGCCGTATGCGTTCGTCGGCAAGGGCGTCACCTTCGACTCCGGCGGCATCAGCCTGAAGCCCGGCGCCGGCATGGAGGAGATGAAGTTCGACATGGGCGGCGCCGCCGGCGTGCTCGGCGCGTTCGTCGCCGCGGTGAAGATGGGCCTGAAGCTCAACCTGGTCTGCGTGGTGCCGGCCGTGGAGAACATGCCCGACGGCGACAGCTACCGCCCCAGCGACGTGCTGACCAGCCTGTCCGGGCTCACCATCGAAGTGTTGAACACCGACGCCGAAGGCCGGCTGATCCTGTGCGACGCATTGACGTACACCGCGCAGACGTACCAGCCGCAGGCGCTGATCGACGCCGCCACGCTCACCGGTGCCTGCGTGATCGCGCTGGGCAAGCACGCCAGCGGCCTGATGAGCAAGCACGACGACCTCGCCGCCGAACTCATCGCCGCCGGCGAGGAAACGCTCGACCGCGCATGGCGCCTGCCGCTGTGGGACGACTACCAGGCCCAGCTCGACTCCGGCTTCGCCGACGTCGCCAACATCGGCGGCAAGAGTGCCGGCGCGATCACCGCCGCGTGCTTCCTGTCGCGCTTCACCGACGGCCAGCGCTGGGCCCACCTGGACATCGCCGGCACCGCCTGGGACGAAGGCCGCAAGGGCCTCGCCACCGGCCGACCGGTGGCGCTGCTGGCGCAGTGGCTCTTGGACCGGGATTCGTGA
- a CDS encoding DNA polymerase III subunit chi: MPRADFYLIDKPRFREQPLLLVCELARKAFAGQQPTLILTRDHDQAHALDELLWEFDDDAMIPHQLAGDDDDDEVAVLIVPPGVDSADRPLLINLRETCPAGRYQRVLEVVAADPAERDGSRTRWREYQRLGFELHKYDM; encoded by the coding sequence ATGCCTCGCGCCGACTTCTACCTGATCGACAAGCCGCGCTTTCGCGAACAGCCGCTGTTGCTCGTTTGCGAACTGGCGAGGAAGGCGTTTGCGGGACAGCAGCCGACGCTGATCCTGACCCGCGACCACGACCAGGCGCATGCGCTGGACGAGCTGCTGTGGGAGTTCGACGACGACGCGATGATTCCGCACCAATTGGCCGGCGATGACGACGACGACGAAGTCGCGGTGCTGATCGTGCCGCCCGGCGTCGACAGCGCCGACCGGCCGCTGCTGATCAACCTGCGCGAAACCTGCCCCGCCGGCCGCTACCAGCGCGTGCTGGAAGTGGTGGCGGCCGATCCCGCCGAACGCGACGGCTCGCGCACGCGCTGGCGCGAATACCAGCGGCTGGGTTTCGAGCTGCACAAGTACGACATGTGA
- the lptG gene encoding LPS export ABC transporter permease LptG — protein MTVFNIKRVDRLVAMSVLGSMLMVWLVLTGFDAVTQLLRQLGNVGKHGYTLSNAVAYVLVTFPRRAYEMFGNAALIGGLLGLGGLAGTGELTALRAAGMSRLRIAGSAVGVVAVLIVGVVIMGETLAPWGDQQAQVMQLRMKSGNLGMGTSSGLWARDGDDIINARGTSLKQRDGVGAVQLSDVRVFTFTADGQLSRFQWARTAEHSGRQWVLHDVRTTTLDAQGTHASTAVSLPWQSSLNPQVLAQSVIQPQYLSMRDLRRNMDYLEGNGQSPGTYAVAFWGRALYPLNVLVLVLCAMPFAFGSLRSGGLGKRMFIGILLALGWYFLQQAMVNFGTVYGMPPLLANLLPASILVAAAWLYFRRRV, from the coding sequence ATGACGGTGTTCAACATCAAGCGGGTCGACCGGCTGGTGGCGATGAGCGTGCTCGGCTCGATGCTGATGGTGTGGCTGGTGCTGACCGGTTTCGATGCGGTCACCCAGCTGCTGCGCCAACTCGGCAACGTCGGCAAGCACGGCTACACGCTGAGCAATGCGGTGGCCTATGTGCTGGTGACGTTCCCGCGCCGCGCCTACGAGATGTTCGGCAATGCCGCGCTGATCGGCGGCCTGCTCGGCCTGGGAGGGCTGGCCGGCACAGGCGAGCTCACCGCGTTGCGCGCGGCCGGCATGTCGCGGTTGCGCATCGCCGGTTCCGCGGTCGGCGTGGTCGCGGTGCTGATCGTCGGCGTGGTGATCATGGGCGAGACGCTGGCGCCGTGGGGCGACCAGCAGGCGCAGGTGATGCAGCTGCGCATGAAGTCCGGCAACCTCGGCATGGGCACCAGCAGCGGCCTGTGGGCGCGCGACGGCGACGACATCATCAATGCGCGCGGCACTTCGCTGAAGCAGCGTGACGGCGTCGGCGCGGTGCAGCTGAGTGATGTGCGTGTATTCACCTTCACTGCCGATGGCCAGCTCAGCCGTTTCCAATGGGCCAGAACCGCCGAGCACAGCGGCAGGCAGTGGGTGCTGCACGATGTGCGCACCACCACGCTCGACGCGCAAGGCACGCATGCCAGCACGGCGGTCAGCTTGCCGTGGCAGTCCAGCCTCAATCCGCAGGTGCTGGCGCAGTCGGTGATCCAGCCGCAGTACCTTTCCATGCGCGACCTGCGCCGCAACATGGATTACCTGGAAGGCAACGGCCAGAGCCCCGGCACTTATGCGGTGGCGTTCTGGGGCCGCGCGCTGTATCCACTCAACGTGCTGGTGCTGGTGCTGTGCGCGATGCCGTTCGCGTTCGGCTCGCTGCGTTCCGGCGGCCTGGGCAAGCGCATGTTCATCGGCATCCTGCTCGCGCTCGGCTGGTATTTCCTGCAGCAGGCGATGGTGAATTTCGGCACGGTATACGGCATGCCGCCGTTGCTTGCGAACCTGCTGCCGGCATCGATCCTGGTGGCGGCGGCCTGGCTGTATTTCCGCCGGCGCGTCTGA